From the genome of Shewanella sp. Choline-02u-19, one region includes:
- a CDS encoding HlyD family type I secretion periplasmic adaptor subunit, producing the protein MDNRQLANRVWPEHEFTDAIEAPAERKLIKRIIFLITGSVLIMLLWSLFAEVEEISKSKGQVVPLGHRQIIQSRAGGTMASVMVEEGDVVKKGDVLASFVSIDSQSAEEELASKRANLLLRIERYESFIDQREANFSEFEVEYPQLVKLHTASLSRMNQERVAMQQLSESDIAKSQAEIDGLLAEIPPLSDQIKTAEQTLTMMQSVTAEQAVSKLRILESQQKLDSYMRELRSMESKQQVLAKNLLNLEQQLNQKKVTLLKEVGEKRTDAQAELLGIIARLKSSGSLVSQNTIIAPVDGIIQSIPSSSTGSVIQPGGTVAVIVPMTKTGLMEAKLSPRDIGFVKVGQPVRIKIDAFDYSRYGALDGIVKRISPSTDSDEKGGVFYKVQIAIDKPYFSDKPGRFDLIPGMTGEADIVTGDKTVFQYLWKPVFTNVTEAFGER; encoded by the coding sequence ATGGATAATCGTCAACTAGCGAACCGAGTATGGCCTGAGCATGAATTTACCGATGCGATTGAAGCTCCCGCAGAAAGAAAGTTAATTAAGCGCATCATCTTTTTGATCACAGGTTCAGTGTTAATCATGTTGTTGTGGTCACTGTTTGCCGAGGTAGAAGAGATCTCCAAATCCAAGGGGCAAGTTGTTCCTCTTGGCCACCGACAGATCATTCAAAGTCGCGCTGGCGGCACTATGGCCTCGGTGATGGTAGAAGAGGGAGATGTGGTTAAAAAAGGCGATGTATTAGCCAGCTTTGTCTCGATTGACAGTCAATCAGCAGAAGAGGAACTCGCCAGTAAACGCGCAAACCTGTTACTTAGAATTGAGCGCTACGAGTCTTTTATTGACCAACGAGAGGCTAATTTTAGTGAGTTTGAAGTTGAGTACCCACAATTGGTCAAATTGCATACCGCATCACTGAGCCGCATGAACCAAGAGCGAGTAGCAATGCAGCAACTCTCAGAGTCTGACATCGCTAAATCTCAAGCAGAAATCGATGGCCTCTTAGCTGAGATCCCACCGCTAAGCGATCAAATTAAAACCGCAGAACAAACGCTAACAATGATGCAGTCGGTTACCGCAGAGCAAGCCGTATCCAAGCTAAGAATTTTAGAGTCGCAACAAAAATTAGATTCCTACATGCGCGAACTGAGAAGCATGGAGAGCAAACAACAGGTTCTGGCTAAAAACTTGCTCAATTTAGAACAACAACTAAACCAGAAAAAAGTGACCTTACTCAAAGAGGTCGGTGAGAAACGTACCGATGCCCAAGCAGAACTGCTTGGCATTATCGCTCGCTTAAAATCATCAGGCTCTCTCGTCTCACAAAATACCATTATCGCTCCTGTCGACGGCATTATTCAGTCTATCCCCTCCTCATCGACAGGCAGCGTGATCCAGCCCGGTGGCACAGTAGCGGTCATTGTACCAATGACAAAAACGGGCTTAATGGAAGCCAAATTGTCACCTCGCGATATAGGTTTTGTGAAAGTGGGTCAGCCGGTAAGGATTAAAATTGATGCATTTGATTACAGCCGTTATGGCGCCCTCGACGGCATTGTAAAACGCATCTCTCCAAGTACCGATTCAGATGAAAAAGGCGGGGTATTTTACAAAGTGCAAATTGCCATTGATAAGCCCTATTTTTCGGATAAACCCGGCCGGTTCGACTTGATCCCAGGGATGACAGGTGAAGCTGACATCGTGACCGGAGACAAAACGGTATTTCAGTATCTCTGGAAACCGGTATTTACCAATGTGACAGAAGCTTTTGGTGAGCGCTAA
- a CDS encoding peptidase domain-containing ABC transporter, with product MSGFARDAGGSGMNSISQAKSLEESENTLASPELKNILIALFQQLGLFSQANNLLSDEAIQSIDTVKFANLLKKHHIGFSVYKTHKNAISQAIHPFIIVPDNEPAVMLRRRGAQYEMFNQQSDQWQAISAQELPLIGHIFVIESLPASKQNIRAFAAHMSKRTKWYRPVFWLSLLSSITGLAVPLFTMAVYDRVIGGQAPDVLPTIALGAALALAILVITRLTRANLLATTSNRFARDLSDITFRRLLSMPLMVLSRVGLSNHMARMRNAEKVRTLLSGPGGAGLVDLPFTAIALITIALLSGWLVIVPLVMLLLFYLVMKAVNKYAQSAAPTISGDYQNSINELAKNLLQLKTSGETDGWNTKFARQCKENCRQNFLYAKRNGLNAAVAHAMSLLTALVTVFTGIFLVLNQSISPGALIACVMLIWRITGPAQLAFSSRQKITMMDMAIKQFDRFMQAGTEHNELRLDTPATQVAPKISFQHVTLRYGAEVDPALTGVSVDIEPGENVAIIGPNACGKTSMLLAAMGVAEAQAGYITVNGKNLKQYDPEAYRQWAAFCPAEPDLFPGTLADNLRIAKLDATDEELITAIKAAGGESLFKALGNDLNISLFNRGHTLLSAVEGSYISLARALLKQSSLIILDEPIANRNPAAKAQLLKTFSALKGKSTVLFTSHDQELIQQADKVVILDKGAVVYAGPIPEKSAQPPQASSQENLPNG from the coding sequence GTGTCAGGTTTTGCCCGCGATGCAGGAGGTTCAGGCATGAACTCTATCAGCCAAGCCAAGTCACTAGAAGAGAGTGAGAACACACTAGCGTCTCCTGAATTAAAAAATATATTAATCGCACTTTTTCAGCAGCTAGGGTTATTTTCTCAGGCGAATAATTTGCTCAGTGATGAAGCAATTCAGAGTATCGACACGGTAAAATTCGCTAACCTATTAAAAAAACATCACATTGGATTCTCGGTCTATAAGACGCACAAAAATGCTATTTCACAGGCCATTCACCCTTTTATTATTGTCCCTGATAATGAACCTGCAGTCATGTTAAGGCGTAGAGGTGCGCAATATGAAATGTTCAATCAGCAATCTGATCAGTGGCAAGCAATAAGTGCTCAAGAGTTACCCCTCATTGGGCATATTTTTGTGATTGAAAGTCTACCTGCAAGCAAACAGAATATTCGCGCCTTTGCAGCGCATATGAGCAAACGCACCAAGTGGTACCGCCCGGTATTTTGGCTGAGTTTACTCTCCAGTATTACCGGGCTGGCGGTGCCCCTCTTTACCATGGCCGTTTATGACCGCGTCATTGGCGGACAAGCACCGGATGTACTGCCCACCATCGCCCTTGGTGCAGCACTGGCTTTGGCCATTTTAGTGATAACACGCCTCACTCGAGCTAACCTGCTAGCCACCACCAGCAACCGATTTGCACGTGACCTTTCAGATATCACCTTTAGACGGTTATTGAGTATGCCGCTGATGGTGTTGTCTCGAGTGGGTTTGTCGAACCATATGGCACGGATGCGCAATGCGGAAAAAGTACGTACCTTACTTTCCGGCCCTGGTGGTGCAGGTTTAGTTGACCTTCCTTTCACCGCTATCGCACTGATCACCATCGCGCTACTCAGTGGCTGGTTAGTGATAGTGCCGCTGGTGATGTTATTGCTGTTTTACTTAGTGATGAAAGCCGTCAATAAATATGCTCAATCAGCTGCGCCCACCATTAGTGGAGATTATCAAAACTCTATTAATGAACTCGCCAAAAACCTGCTACAACTGAAAACCAGCGGCGAAACTGATGGCTGGAATACTAAGTTTGCCAGGCAATGCAAAGAGAACTGTCGGCAAAACTTCCTCTACGCTAAGCGCAATGGCTTAAACGCCGCCGTCGCCCACGCCATGAGTTTACTTACCGCGCTAGTTACCGTTTTTACAGGCATCTTCTTAGTACTCAACCAGAGCATTAGCCCTGGTGCACTCATTGCCTGCGTCATGCTGATTTGGCGCATAACTGGGCCTGCACAGTTAGCATTTTCATCACGCCAGAAAATTACCATGATGGATATGGCAATAAAACAGTTTGACCGTTTTATGCAAGCAGGCACGGAACACAATGAGCTCAGGCTCGATACACCAGCGACTCAAGTCGCACCTAAGATAAGTTTTCAACACGTCACTTTGCGTTATGGTGCAGAGGTCGACCCCGCCCTAACGGGTGTCAGCGTTGATATAGAACCCGGCGAAAATGTCGCTATTATTGGGCCTAACGCCTGCGGTAAAACCTCGATGTTACTTGCTGCCATGGGAGTGGCAGAAGCGCAAGCGGGATATATCACGGTGAACGGCAAAAACCTCAAGCAATATGACCCTGAAGCATATCGACAATGGGCCGCATTTTGCCCCGCCGAGCCCGACCTTTTCCCTGGTACCTTGGCTGACAATCTGCGCATAGCGAAACTGGACGCGACCGATGAAGAGCTCATCACCGCAATAAAAGCGGCCGGGGGTGAGTCGCTATTCAAAGCATTAGGAAATGATCTGAATATCAGTCTGTTTAATCGTGGTCATACGCTGTTATCAGCCGTAGAAGGAAGTTATATCAGTTTAGCGCGAGCACTATTGAAGCAATCAAGTTTAATCATTCTCGACGAACCCATCGCCAATCGTAATCCTGCAGCTAAAGCCCAACTGCTAAAAACATTTAGCGCCCTCAAAGGCAAAAGCACCGTGCTATTTACCAGTCATGACCAAGAGTTGATCCAGCAAGCTGACAAGGTCGTAATTTTAGATAAAGGTGCCGTTGTTTACGCAGGCCCTATTCCAGAAAAATCTGCTCAGCCACCGCAAGCATCATCTCAGGAGAACCTCCCTAATGGATAA
- a CDS encoding ABC transporter transmembrane domain-containing protein, whose product MRENFSLLNNNRAKAELLLSSTFINLLSLALPFTMLQIYDRILPNQGYGTASVLVSAVGVAILLELLLRYARSWLLASSAANFELQTTTKVVNALMQSDYHHVESLGTGKVSNGLASIAAMRELYSGQALVALMDFPFVLIFLALVAYIGGPLVFIPIAVWAVIGGLVFLIGKKLTRATQDLALTDSERSRMLILVLSGLTTAKALAMESRLSSIYSEINYRRLKQQQQVDWLSSKLQELIQGASQGTTLLIVLIGCLEVLNGDLTTGGLAACSILAGRAIAPLSAIISLRSRLASANTAMNHVNDLAELPQEVFKGTTKYQQKLPIGPINFDSIASSQVGAKLNNFTLSIPSGSLVTVTSDPLTHASLLLSVIGAFHHLEQGSISIAGVEQSEHQANEYRQSVTYVSPWPTLFAGSLLENMTLFRPERESLAMEVAEALGLTSSIAQLPSGYQTEVGVNDSQMLNKGAVKLIALVRAIVQSPSILLLDEPMISLDADSQARLVNVLNHYKGQMTILCASHFSELANNSDLRINISEHGECQVLPAMQEVQA is encoded by the coding sequence ATGAGAGAAAACTTCAGTTTACTAAACAATAATCGCGCTAAGGCAGAGTTACTGCTCTCCTCCACGTTCATCAATTTACTGTCTCTAGCCCTGCCTTTTACCATGCTACAAATATACGACCGTATATTGCCGAACCAAGGCTACGGCACCGCGAGTGTGCTCGTATCCGCTGTCGGGGTCGCGATTCTATTAGAGTTACTTTTGCGCTATGCCCGCAGTTGGTTGTTGGCCTCATCTGCCGCCAATTTTGAACTGCAAACCACGACTAAAGTTGTCAATGCGTTAATGCAATCTGACTATCACCATGTGGAAAGCTTAGGCACGGGTAAAGTGTCCAACGGGCTTGCCAGTATTGCGGCGATGCGCGAGCTTTATTCAGGACAAGCCTTAGTGGCATTAATGGATTTTCCCTTTGTGCTCATTTTTTTAGCATTGGTCGCCTATATCGGCGGTCCATTGGTGTTCATTCCTATTGCAGTGTGGGCGGTGATCGGTGGGCTGGTTTTCCTCATTGGTAAAAAGTTAACTCGCGCCACGCAAGATTTAGCATTAACCGATAGCGAACGCTCACGCATGTTGATATTGGTGTTATCGGGATTAACCACGGCAAAAGCATTGGCGATGGAGTCGCGCCTATCATCCATCTACAGTGAAATTAACTACCGCCGCCTTAAACAACAACAGCAAGTCGATTGGTTATCATCAAAACTGCAAGAGCTCATTCAAGGCGCGTCTCAAGGCACTACATTATTAATCGTCCTTATCGGCTGCCTCGAAGTGCTCAATGGTGATCTCACCACGGGGGGGTTGGCGGCTTGCTCCATTCTAGCGGGCAGAGCGATAGCACCGCTAAGTGCTATTATTAGTTTGCGTTCACGGCTTGCCAGCGCCAATACCGCCATGAACCATGTTAACGATCTGGCTGAACTGCCCCAAGAAGTGTTTAAAGGCACCACTAAGTACCAACAGAAACTGCCGATTGGACCTATCAATTTTGACAGTATCGCCAGCTCTCAAGTGGGCGCGAAACTCAATAATTTCACGCTATCCATCCCCAGCGGCAGCTTAGTCACTGTCACATCAGATCCACTGACTCATGCCAGTTTACTCCTCAGTGTTATCGGTGCATTTCATCATTTAGAGCAAGGTTCAATAAGCATTGCAGGTGTTGAACAAAGCGAACACCAAGCCAATGAGTACCGCCAGTCAGTGACCTATGTTTCACCTTGGCCAACACTTTTTGCGGGCAGCTTATTGGAAAACATGACCCTATTTAGACCCGAGCGAGAGTCACTGGCGATGGAAGTTGCCGAGGCACTAGGACTCACCAGTAGCATCGCCCAACTGCCGTCGGGTTATCAAACTGAGGTTGGCGTAAACGATAGCCAAATGCTCAATAAAGGCGCGGTGAAACTTATTGCGCTGGTAAGAGCTATCGTACAGTCGCCCTCTATTTTATTACTCGATGAACCGATGATCTCACTCGATGCCGACTCTCAAGCAAGGCTGGTTAATGTGCTCAATCACTATAAAGGCCAGATGACCATTTTATGCGCTTCTCACTTTAGTGAACTCGCTAACAATAGCGATCTACGCATCAATATTAGTGAGCATGGCGAGTGTCAGGTTTTGCCCGCGATGCAGGAGGTTCAGGCATGA
- a CDS encoding tetrathionate reductase family octaheme c-type cytochrome — protein sequence MALGLLVSAQFAMAANPHNEYVLGPFSQGSEVTTQCIECHEDHAKDFMKSSHWTWELEQKLPGRTVKRGKKDAINNFCTSISGNEPRCTSCHAGYGWKDNNFDFTDMTKVDCLVCHDTTGTYIKDPVGAGEALASVNLQRVAQNVGAPVRDNCGTCHFFGGGGDAVKHGDLDSSMSYPDKSTDVHMDTDGNDFQCQACHTTEDHQITGNAMGVSPGGQNPIGCVNCHEATPHKNKKLNTHAASVACQTCHIPFFARNEPTKMSWDWSTAGSDLEETKDQYGKKNYQKKKGNFVWGKMVEPEYAWYNGSADAYMVGDKMDPSKITKLTYPLGDISDSTAKIYPFKVHRGKQIYDSKQNIFVTAKVYGEGGYWTDYDWDKAAKLGMEANKTLVEKGISYSGEHGFAATEMWWRINHMVSPKADALKCSDCHNKGTRMNWKALGYEGDPMKNKAGLRHTQ from the coding sequence ATGGCGTTAGGGCTGCTTGTCAGCGCTCAATTCGCCATGGCGGCCAATCCTCACAACGAATATGTGCTGGGGCCTTTTTCACAAGGCTCTGAAGTCACGACTCAATGTATTGAATGTCATGAAGATCACGCCAAAGACTTTATGAAATCATCACACTGGACTTGGGAGTTAGAACAGAAACTACCAGGGCGCACGGTTAAACGCGGTAAGAAGGATGCGATCAATAACTTCTGTACCTCAATATCAGGCAACGAACCAAGATGTACCAGTTGTCATGCGGGTTACGGTTGGAAAGACAATAACTTTGATTTCACCGACATGACCAAAGTAGATTGCCTTGTCTGCCATGACACCACTGGCACTTACATCAAAGATCCGGTAGGCGCTGGCGAAGCATTAGCAAGCGTAAACCTTCAGCGAGTAGCACAGAATGTCGGCGCTCCTGTGCGCGATAACTGCGGTACTTGTCATTTCTTTGGTGGTGGCGGCGATGCCGTTAAGCACGGCGATTTAGACTCTTCTATGTCTTATCCCGATAAAAGCACTGACGTACATATGGATACCGACGGCAATGATTTTCAGTGTCAAGCTTGCCATACCACTGAGGATCATCAGATCACCGGTAATGCCATGGGCGTTTCGCCTGGTGGTCAAAACCCGATTGGCTGTGTTAACTGCCATGAAGCCACGCCGCACAAAAATAAAAAGCTCAACACTCATGCTGCAAGTGTCGCCTGTCAAACTTGTCACATTCCGTTTTTTGCGCGTAATGAACCGACTAAAATGAGCTGGGATTGGTCAACTGCCGGTAGCGATCTTGAAGAAACTAAAGATCAATATGGCAAGAAAAACTACCAGAAAAAGAAAGGTAACTTTGTCTGGGGCAAGATGGTTGAACCAGAATACGCTTGGTATAACGGTAGTGCTGACGCCTATATGGTTGGCGACAAAATGGACCCAAGTAAAATCACTAAATTAACTTACCCATTAGGTGATATTAGCGATAGCACGGCCAAGATCTATCCTTTTAAAGTCCACCGCGGTAAACAGATTTATGACAGTAAACAAAACATATTTGTCACTGCAAAAGTTTACGGTGAAGGCGGATATTGGACAGACTATGATTGGGACAAAGCAGCCAAGTTAGGTATGGAAGCCAATAAAACGCTAGTAGAAAAGGGCATAAGCTACAGTGGTGAACACGGCTTTGCAGCAACCGAAATGTGGTGGCGTATCAACCATATGGTTTCACCAAAAGCTGACGCTTTGAAATGTAGCGATTGCCATAACAAAGGCACCCGCATGAATTGGAAAGCACTCGGTTACGAAGGCGATCCGATGAAGAATAAGGCTGGGTTAAGACACACTCAATAA
- a CDS encoding DUF3373 domain-containing protein: MRTLISLLVANALALSGSVYAAENDAQKMADLKQQLEDITSELDDLNDRVDGNERHTALDRLLITGDFRTKAHTLHYQNVTWNPAIKVNFSDFGAKAMSGVFGSPTDGNSPLGKMMAADPNLAAAFQSGQLQGVMPYSLAQKTTQDIDNDIYYTTRLRLNLKAKVWDNVSFAGRLSMFKNWGDSTGVKVFDSWNSFTMDGTSSGSPSGDWLRVERAYFDWKNINGSPLYLSIGRRPSTYGPPTQYRENEKRGGTPSGHLVNFNFDGATMGYHLGDITGVEGQVVRFCYGQGFESQWGNGELFGDIVTKDTHLGGFNIDAINDGKNFLQFTLFGAMDVNDGFKGTMAFPTQLASIFAPTMYQDMQKFDNFNFVTRVQPSGVIGDLYLGGIGFSREEDNDVKWFVSGGWTRADGNGNAGMFGGMLSDAVFEAKLNSDGTEIIMMPSAADDSGPKDGYSIYAGVQIPAPYGKVGFEYNYGSKYWTPFTQAQDDPIGSKLATRGHVAEAYYMFDINPNMFIKLAGIYYDFEYTGSGTPVGAPQEVDDVIAGTSYSMLPVVDTAYDINASLTVKF; encoded by the coding sequence ATGCGTACTCTAATTTCACTGCTTGTTGCCAATGCGCTTGCTTTATCTGGTAGCGTTTATGCTGCAGAAAACGATGCTCAAAAAATGGCAGATCTTAAACAACAACTTGAAGACATCACTAGCGAATTAGATGATCTTAATGATCGTGTCGATGGCAACGAACGCCATACAGCATTAGATAGACTGCTGATCACTGGTGATTTCCGTACTAAAGCTCATACACTGCACTATCAAAATGTGACTTGGAATCCCGCGATTAAAGTCAACTTCAGTGACTTTGGCGCCAAAGCCATGTCTGGCGTATTTGGCTCTCCGACCGATGGTAATTCACCGCTAGGCAAGATGATGGCGGCCGATCCTAATCTCGCCGCAGCCTTCCAAAGCGGTCAACTGCAAGGTGTTATGCCCTATTCGTTGGCACAAAAAACCACGCAAGACATCGACAATGACATCTACTACACCACTCGCCTTAGACTTAATCTAAAAGCCAAAGTTTGGGATAACGTCAGCTTTGCGGGTCGTTTATCGATGTTTAAAAACTGGGGCGATTCCACCGGCGTTAAAGTATTTGATTCTTGGAACTCATTTACCATGGATGGCACCAGTAGCGGTAGCCCAAGTGGTGACTGGCTTAGAGTTGAGCGCGCTTACTTTGATTGGAAAAATATCAATGGCTCTCCGCTTTACCTGTCAATTGGTCGCCGCCCATCAACCTACGGCCCGCCAACCCAGTATCGTGAAAATGAAAAGCGCGGTGGCACACCTTCTGGCCACTTAGTTAACTTCAACTTTGACGGCGCCACCATGGGCTATCACCTCGGTGATATTACTGGTGTTGAAGGCCAAGTTGTGCGTTTTTGCTATGGTCAGGGATTTGAATCGCAATGGGGTAATGGCGAACTCTTCGGTGACATTGTCACTAAAGATACCCATCTCGGCGGCTTTAATATTGATGCCATTAACGATGGTAAAAACTTCCTCCAGTTCACCCTATTTGGGGCAATGGATGTCAATGATGGCTTTAAAGGCACCATGGCGTTCCCTACCCAACTGGCCAGCATTTTTGCGCCAACCATGTACCAAGACATGCAAAAATTCGACAACTTTAACTTTGTCACTCGAGTACAACCTAGCGGCGTGATTGGTGACTTATACCTCGGTGGTATCGGCTTCTCACGTGAAGAAGATAACGACGTGAAATGGTTCGTCTCTGGCGGTTGGACTCGCGCCGACGGCAATGGCAACGCGGGAATGTTTGGCGGCATGTTAAGTGATGCCGTATTTGAAGCTAAGCTCAATTCTGACGGCACCGAGATCATCATGATGCCAAGTGCTGCCGATGACAGTGGTCCAAAAGACGGCTACAGCATCTATGCTGGTGTGCAGATCCCAGCGCCTTACGGCAAAGTTGGTTTTGAGTACAACTACGGCTCTAAATATTGGACACCATTTACTCAAGCACAAGATGATCCCATCGGCAGTAAGTTAGCCACTCGCGGCCATGTTGCCGAGGCTTATTACATGTTCGACATCAACCCTAATATGTTCATTAAACTTGCAGGGATTTATTACGATTTCGAATATACCGGCAGCGGCACACCGGTTGGTGCACCACAAGAAGTAGATGATGTTATCGCGGGCACTTCTTACTCAATGCTACCAGTGGTCGACACCGCTTACGACATCAACGCTTCTCTCACCGTTAAATTCTAA
- a CDS encoding c-type cytochrome: MMKTITKIGIGFALALSLGLQAQAADGGNPKKGKHLYKKECKACHSQGDIGGEMTPMTKTMSQWDRFFKRMKHKGDQEAFNALSKKDIKDIQQFLYDHAADSDQPQTCG; this comes from the coding sequence ATGATGAAAACAATCACAAAAATCGGAATAGGTTTTGCTCTAGCTCTGTCTTTAGGTCTTCAAGCCCAAGCCGCTGATGGCGGTAACCCTAAAAAAGGTAAACATCTGTATAAAAAAGAGTGTAAAGCCTGCCATAGCCAAGGTGATATCGGTGGAGAAATGACCCCGATGACAAAAACCATGAGTCAGTGGGATCGCTTCTTCAAGCGCATGAAGCACAAGGGTGATCAAGAAGCGTTCAATGCGCTATCAAAGAAGGACATTAAGGACATTCAGCAATTCCTATATGACCATGCAGCCGATTCCGACCAACCACAAACCTGTGGCTAG
- a CDS encoding SDR family oxidoreductase, whose protein sequence is MKQLIVITGASSGIGAAMAQAFSAKGHPLLLLARRVEPMEALKLENALCISVDVTDAAAMKSAIAAAEAKFGPVGGLINNAGVMLLGAADVQDPAEWSQMLNINVMGVLNGIHAVLADMKARKTGTIINVSSIAGRKTFPNHAAYCASKFAVHALTENIREEVAMDDVRMITIAPGAVETALLSHTTNEDIKAGYEEWKEFMGGVIEPSAVADAAVFAFEQPQNVCVREIVLAPTRQQP, encoded by the coding sequence ATGAAACAACTTATCGTAATTACTGGTGCATCTTCAGGTATCGGCGCAGCAATGGCACAAGCATTTAGCGCTAAAGGTCATCCACTACTGTTACTTGCTCGTCGCGTTGAGCCTATGGAAGCACTAAAGCTTGAAAATGCTTTGTGCATAAGCGTTGATGTTACTGACGCTGCAGCAATGAAAAGTGCGATAGCAGCAGCTGAAGCTAAATTTGGCCCCGTTGGCGGCTTAATCAATAACGCCGGTGTTATGTTACTCGGTGCTGCTGATGTACAAGATCCTGCAGAGTGGAGCCAGATGTTGAACATCAATGTGATGGGTGTGCTTAATGGCATTCATGCTGTTCTTGCAGACATGAAAGCCCGTAAAACAGGCACTATCATTAACGTTAGCTCTATTGCTGGCCGTAAAACGTTCCCTAACCATGCCGCTTACTGTGCAAGTAAATTTGCTGTTCATGCACTAACAGAAAACATCCGTGAAGAAGTAGCAATGGACGATGTACGCATGATTACTATCGCCCCTGGCGCAGTTGAAACAGCTCTGCTTAGCCACACGACGAATGAAGACATTAAAGCAGGCTATGAAGAGTGGAAAGAGTTCATGGGTGGTGTCATTGAGCCATCAGCAGTTGCAGACGCTGCGGTATTTGCCTTTGAACAACCACAAAATGTGTGTGTTCGTGAAATCGTATTAGCACCCACCCGCCAACAGCCTTAA
- a CDS encoding LysR family transcriptional regulator, producing MYKDLNLADVRAFTVIAEQGSFTLAAEQLACSRSHLSKQLTQLESYLGVTLITRTTRAQRLTDQGEFFYERCQHALDVVEQAVAQTVDNAQNLQGNININCVGGYIGEEVVTRLVNDFMSAQPNISINLDFSSQRVDLVLDHFDLVFRMGELEDSGLVARKLMDINNCTLAAPGYLEQKGKPLHPKALNEHSCIIGTVNHWSFLQKEDVKQKTDVAITGKFRCKNGRVMKSSALAGQGIVRLPEIYCIDELSKGELVHVFDDWMIPATPLYLLYNKDKFQPARLREFISFTTAHFNDYV from the coding sequence ATGTACAAAGACTTAAATTTAGCAGATGTGAGAGCATTTACCGTGATTGCCGAGCAGGGAAGCTTTACCTTGGCTGCAGAGCAGTTGGCATGCTCTCGCTCGCACCTATCCAAGCAACTGACCCAACTAGAAAGTTATCTTGGAGTGACCTTGATAACGCGTACTACTCGGGCGCAAAGGCTAACCGATCAAGGTGAGTTCTTTTACGAGCGCTGTCAGCATGCGTTGGATGTGGTGGAGCAAGCGGTGGCTCAAACTGTTGATAATGCGCAGAACTTACAGGGCAACATCAACATTAACTGCGTTGGCGGTTATATCGGTGAGGAGGTTGTTACCCGCTTGGTTAATGACTTTATGAGTGCGCAACCTAATATCAGCATTAATTTGGACTTTAGCAGTCAGCGAGTTGATCTGGTGTTAGATCATTTTGACTTGGTCTTTCGTATGGGCGAGTTAGAGGACTCAGGTTTAGTCGCGCGTAAGTTGATGGATATTAATAACTGCACACTGGCTGCACCTGGTTATCTTGAGCAAAAAGGTAAGCCTTTACACCCTAAGGCACTGAACGAGCATAGCTGCATTATCGGCACGGTTAATCACTGGAGCTTTCTGCAAAAAGAGGATGTTAAGCAAAAAACCGACGTGGCAATTACGGGTAAGTTTCGTTGTAAAAATGGCAGGGTAATGAAAAGCAGTGCATTAGCGGGGCAAGGTATAGTGCGATTGCCTGAGATTTATTGTATTGATGAGTTGAGCAAAGGTGAATTGGTACACGTTTTTGACGATTGGATGATTCCCGCAACGCCTCTATACCTACTTTACAATAAAGACAAATTCCAGCCTGCCCGATTGCGCGAGTTCATTAGTTTTACCACTGCTCACTTCAATGATTATGTTTAA